From the Carya illinoinensis cultivar Pawnee chromosome 4, C.illinoinensisPawnee_v1, whole genome shotgun sequence genome, one window contains:
- the LOC122307003 gene encoding uncharacterized protein LOC122307003 isoform X1: MRSFCQSRWTIHTVLTMVQSVRGRREGRGGRYRKLSIDEGRGAQAQPPLLHLRDNVVDISSDDSIQSPNVGLDDTIDDGNAAHRNVDIEGDNVVDISSDDSTQSLNVGLDDTMDDGNAAHRSVDIEGDNVVDISSDDSTQSPNVGLDDTMDDDNAAHRRVEIEDMATRKRGRGPAKGTEFERLHKLGKIPLNIKDGQRGPSCENYAIFSGRVTMIVRLHANMRHASWTMVGKEEKDDLIDRVRADFVLDWTQSSHRECVTNTLARKYNAFHCQLHKVYLGYATHEEALSGGTSWVEKPVWEVLCERWSSQGFKELSKRNRKNRQKQLVNHTGGRKSFVRIMEEKCKQAPNLVAFYKEVHWSKKKSRFITETAEHNYNLMVERLNERDLNENIDEAANAVFKEVLGQRSGYARGLGYSVTPESSLSLRNNKDYQRISEENEKNKNRADLYKSKLEALKTGLLEFRKWFQDYEKRMNSRLTKLDSLRESHKETPVDV; the protein is encoded by the exons ATGAGAAGTTTCTGTCAGTCACGATG GACTATACACACAGTATTGACAATGGTGCAATCCGTAAGAGGAAGACGGGAAGGACGAGGTGGACGCTATAGAAAATTATCAATAGATGAAGGCAGAGGCGCACAGGCACAACCTCCACTATTGCATCTACGAGATAATGTAGTGGACATATCATCAGATGATTCAATTCAATCACCGAATGTTGGCCTAGATGATACCATAGATGATGGTAATGCGGCCCATAGGAATGTTGATATTGAAGGTGATAATGTAGTGGACATATCATCAGATGATTCAACTCAATCACTAAATGTTGGCCTAGATGATACCATGGATGATGGTAATGCGGCCCATAGGAGTGTTGATATTGAAGGTGATAATGTAGTGGACATATCATCAGATGATTCAACTCAATCACCGAATGTTGGCCTAGATGATACCATGGATGATGATAATGCGGCCCATAGGAGAGTAGAAATTGAAG ATATGGCCACTAGAAAACGTGGTCGGGGACCAGCAAAGGGCACGGAGTTTGAACGCCTCCATAAATTAGGAAAGATACCCTTAAATATTAAGGATGGACAAAGAGGTCCCTCGTGCGAAAATTACGCCATCTTTTCTGGACGAGTGACAATGATTGTGAGACTTCATGCCAACATGAGGCATGCAAGCTGGACCATGGTAGGCAAAGAGGAGAAAGATGATCTCATCGACCGTGTTCGG GCTGACTTTGTATTGGATTGGACACAAAGTTCCCACCGTGAGTGTGTGACAAACACACTTGCTCGAAAGTACAATGCATTCCACTGCCAACTGCATAAGGTATATCTGGGGTATGCAACGCACGAAGAGGCGCTTTCTGGTGGGACAAGCTGGGTGGAGAAGCCCGTATGGGAAGTGTTATGTGAAAGGTGGTCAAGCCAAGGCTTCAAG GAGCTGTCaaagagaaatagaaaaaataggCAAAAACAATTGGTCAACCACACAGGTGGCAGGAAGTCTTTTGTTAGGATTATGGAAGAAAAG TGCAAACAAGCCCCAAATTTGGTAGCTTTTTATAAAGAAGTGCATTGGTCAAAGAAGAAGAGTAGATTTATTACCGAAACAGCAGAACACAATTAT AATCTGATGGTTGAGAGGTTGAATGAGAGAGACCTGAATGAGAACATTGATGAAGCAGCAAATGCGGTGTTTAAGGAGGTTTTAGGACAGCGATCAGGTTATGCAAGAGGTCTAGGCTACTCTGTCACACCTGAATCATCTCTTTCATTGCGCAACAATAAGGATTATCAACGCATTAGTGAGGAGAACgagaagaacaagaatagagCAGATCTATACAAGAGCAAGCTTGAGGCACTGAAGACTGGTTTACTAGAATTCAGGAAATGGTTTCAAGACTATGAGAAACGGATGAACAGTCGCTTGACGAAATTGGATTCTTTGAGGGAGTCTCATAAAGAGACTCCGGTCGATGTCTAG
- the LOC122307003 gene encoding uncharacterized protein LOC122307003 isoform X2, which produces MVQSVRGRREGRGGRYRKLSIDEGRGAQAQPPLLHLRDNVVDISSDDSIQSPNVGLDDTIDDGNAAHRNVDIEGDNVVDISSDDSTQSLNVGLDDTMDDGNAAHRSVDIEGDNVVDISSDDSTQSPNVGLDDTMDDDNAAHRRVEIEDMATRKRGRGPAKGTEFERLHKLGKIPLNIKDGQRGPSCENYAIFSGRVTMIVRLHANMRHASWTMVGKEEKDDLIDRVRADFVLDWTQSSHRECVTNTLARKYNAFHCQLHKVYLGYATHEEALSGGTSWVEKPVWEVLCERWSSQGFKELSKRNRKNRQKQLVNHTGGRKSFVRIMEEKCKQAPNLVAFYKEVHWSKKKSRFITETAEHNYNLMVERLNERDLNENIDEAANAVFKEVLGQRSGYARGLGYSVTPESSLSLRNNKDYQRISEENEKNKNRADLYKSKLEALKTGLLEFRKWFQDYEKRMNSRLTKLDSLRESHKETPVDV; this is translated from the exons ATGGTGCAATCCGTAAGAGGAAGACGGGAAGGACGAGGTGGACGCTATAGAAAATTATCAATAGATGAAGGCAGAGGCGCACAGGCACAACCTCCACTATTGCATCTACGAGATAATGTAGTGGACATATCATCAGATGATTCAATTCAATCACCGAATGTTGGCCTAGATGATACCATAGATGATGGTAATGCGGCCCATAGGAATGTTGATATTGAAGGTGATAATGTAGTGGACATATCATCAGATGATTCAACTCAATCACTAAATGTTGGCCTAGATGATACCATGGATGATGGTAATGCGGCCCATAGGAGTGTTGATATTGAAGGTGATAATGTAGTGGACATATCATCAGATGATTCAACTCAATCACCGAATGTTGGCCTAGATGATACCATGGATGATGATAATGCGGCCCATAGGAGAGTAGAAATTGAAG ATATGGCCACTAGAAAACGTGGTCGGGGACCAGCAAAGGGCACGGAGTTTGAACGCCTCCATAAATTAGGAAAGATACCCTTAAATATTAAGGATGGACAAAGAGGTCCCTCGTGCGAAAATTACGCCATCTTTTCTGGACGAGTGACAATGATTGTGAGACTTCATGCCAACATGAGGCATGCAAGCTGGACCATGGTAGGCAAAGAGGAGAAAGATGATCTCATCGACCGTGTTCGG GCTGACTTTGTATTGGATTGGACACAAAGTTCCCACCGTGAGTGTGTGACAAACACACTTGCTCGAAAGTACAATGCATTCCACTGCCAACTGCATAAGGTATATCTGGGGTATGCAACGCACGAAGAGGCGCTTTCTGGTGGGACAAGCTGGGTGGAGAAGCCCGTATGGGAAGTGTTATGTGAAAGGTGGTCAAGCCAAGGCTTCAAG GAGCTGTCaaagagaaatagaaaaaataggCAAAAACAATTGGTCAACCACACAGGTGGCAGGAAGTCTTTTGTTAGGATTATGGAAGAAAAG TGCAAACAAGCCCCAAATTTGGTAGCTTTTTATAAAGAAGTGCATTGGTCAAAGAAGAAGAGTAGATTTATTACCGAAACAGCAGAACACAATTAT AATCTGATGGTTGAGAGGTTGAATGAGAGAGACCTGAATGAGAACATTGATGAAGCAGCAAATGCGGTGTTTAAGGAGGTTTTAGGACAGCGATCAGGTTATGCAAGAGGTCTAGGCTACTCTGTCACACCTGAATCATCTCTTTCATTGCGCAACAATAAGGATTATCAACGCATTAGTGAGGAGAACgagaagaacaagaatagagCAGATCTATACAAGAGCAAGCTTGAGGCACTGAAGACTGGTTTACTAGAATTCAGGAAATGGTTTCAAGACTATGAGAAACGGATGAACAGTCGCTTGACGAAATTGGATTCTTTGAGGGAGTCTCATAAAGAGACTCCGGTCGATGTCTAG